One genomic segment of uncultured Desulfobacter sp. includes these proteins:
- a CDS encoding LysR substrate-binding domain-containing protein — protein sequence MQLTLRQLELFLALVKTPHLSQVAKDFGLTQSAVSMSIKSLEETLGKLLFDRIHKRLVVNENGRYFFRMVEPLVFGLRESESMFRDQDLVGDIKVGASSSIANYILPQIIYEFAELYKGVHVEKITGNTIEIGKLIEDGDVDIGFVEADYNSTEIEREVLGLDELYVVTGDPDLVRDEDYRMDELLSKRWILREEGSGTREVFLYHIEKYKKRFKPFLEVGHTEAVKSVLRNKEAVSCLSRISVMNELLSGQLFRLKIKDFKFSRSFYTIWHKEKYFSSVLQEFIYYTKERYKAVYEHQAHTH from the coding sequence ATGCAATTGACACTAAGGCAACTTGAGCTATTTCTTGCGCTTGTGAAGACACCTCATTTAAGTCAGGTGGCCAAGGATTTCGGTTTGACCCAGTCGGCAGTATCCATGTCCATAAAATCACTTGAAGAGACTTTGGGGAAATTATTATTCGACCGCATCCACAAAAGGCTGGTGGTCAATGAAAACGGGCGCTATTTTTTCAGGATGGTGGAGCCCCTTGTTTTTGGCCTGCGGGAAAGCGAGTCTATGTTCAGGGATCAGGATCTGGTGGGAGATATCAAAGTGGGTGCCAGCTCATCCATTGCCAACTATATCCTTCCCCAGATTATTTATGAGTTTGCAGAGCTGTATAAAGGGGTCCATGTGGAAAAAATAACCGGCAATACCATAGAGATCGGCAAGCTTATTGAAGATGGTGATGTGGATATCGGGTTCGTTGAAGCAGACTACAACAGCACCGAGATCGAGCGGGAGGTGCTTGGCCTTGATGAACTCTATGTGGTGACGGGTGATCCGGACCTTGTTCGCGACGAAGATTACCGCATGGACGAGCTTTTATCAAAGCGCTGGATTCTCCGGGAGGAGGGTTCCGGTACCCGGGAGGTCTTCCTTTATCATATAGAAAAGTACAAAAAACGATTTAAGCCCTTTCTTGAAGTGGGACATACGGAAGCTGTGAAATCGGTACTTAGAAACAAGGAGGCGGTAAGCTGTCTATCCAGAATTTCCGTAATGAACGAACTTTTGTCCGGGCAGCTGTTTCGTCTCAAGATAAAAGATTTTAAATTTTCCCGTTCCTTTTACACCATCTGGCATAAAGAAAAATATTTTTCATCTGTTCTTCAGGAATTTATCTATTATACAAAGGAGCGTTATAAGGCGGTGTATGAACATCAGGCCCATACCCATTAA
- the pta gene encoding phosphate acetyltransferase, whose protein sequence is MSSGLYITATQAGAGKSAIALGVMEMLFRKLDCVGFFRPIITQDPGDAWDADIELMSGQYNLDRPYTTMYGVTQNEADQLLSHGKKDELLEKIIEKYNLAKEICSFILCEGTDFVSSTTGVEFDINATIIQNLNCPVLLVADAHNKSMEDAATLTSMTLDSLRSKGCHILGTIINRVPPADHSGIIDHFKKTGLFPDQLIYAIPEEETLANPTIAEVASALGAKVLIGNDQIYRHARGFTVAAMQLTNLLSRINHGTLIITPGDRADVIVGCMAALSSDSVENASGIILTGGLVPDGPVWELIKGIPDAVPVLSVTENTFPTALAVEKIKSSISPYDDRKITRTLALFEQHVDLERMMDKVITTDSTIMTPKMFEYELIRKARTFKKRIVLPEGDEERILRAVETILRREIVDITLLGDEKKIRHKIGKLGLRMDGFEIINPEKSELLETYAQVYCELRKHKGMTIENARDRVTDVNYFGTMMVHMGDVDGMVSGSVHSTAATIIPSFEIIKAKNPQTPVSGLFFMCLPHRVLAYGDCAINPDPNAEQLAEIAITSAETVKMFDIEPRIAMLSYSTGTSGKGKDVDKVREATGIVQQKRPDLLIEGPIQYDAAIEPDVAKTKMPNSPVAGKATVFIFPDLNTGNNTYKAVQRSSNAVAIGPTLQGLNKPVNDLSRGCLVTDIINTVAITAIQAAEQDWKNKTQSSSF, encoded by the coding sequence ATGTCAAGCGGTTTATATATCACCGCCACCCAGGCGGGCGCCGGCAAATCAGCCATTGCGTTAGGCGTAATGGAAATGCTTTTTCGCAAACTGGACTGTGTGGGCTTTTTCAGACCCATCATCACCCAAGACCCTGGAGATGCCTGGGATGCAGATATTGAACTAATGTCTGGCCAGTACAACCTTGACCGGCCCTATACCACCATGTACGGCGTCACCCAGAACGAAGCGGATCAGCTGTTAAGTCACGGAAAAAAAGATGAGCTGCTTGAAAAAATCATCGAAAAATACAATCTGGCCAAGGAAATATGCAGCTTTATCCTTTGCGAGGGGACAGATTTCGTATCTTCTACCACCGGCGTGGAATTCGACATCAATGCCACCATTATACAAAACCTGAACTGCCCCGTGCTCCTGGTGGCTGATGCCCACAACAAATCCATGGAAGATGCAGCCACACTTACCAGCATGACCTTAGACTCTCTCAGAAGCAAGGGGTGCCATATTTTAGGCACCATAATCAACCGGGTGCCCCCTGCCGACCATTCCGGTATCATTGATCATTTCAAAAAAACCGGATTATTCCCTGATCAACTGATATATGCGATTCCCGAAGAAGAGACCCTGGCCAACCCAACCATCGCAGAAGTTGCAAGCGCATTAGGCGCAAAAGTACTCATTGGAAACGACCAGATCTATCGCCATGCCCGGGGGTTTACCGTTGCAGCCATGCAGTTGACCAACCTGTTAAGCAGAATTAACCACGGTACCCTGATTATCACCCCGGGAGACCGGGCCGATGTAATTGTGGGGTGCATGGCAGCCCTGTCTTCGGACTCCGTCGAGAATGCTTCCGGCATTATTTTGACCGGAGGCCTTGTACCTGACGGTCCGGTATGGGAACTTATCAAGGGCATACCGGATGCCGTACCCGTACTCAGCGTCACCGAAAACACCTTTCCCACCGCCCTGGCCGTGGAAAAAATCAAGAGCTCCATTTCCCCGTATGATGACAGAAAAATTACCCGGACTTTGGCATTATTTGAACAGCACGTGGACCTCGAACGGATGATGGATAAAGTCATCACCACGGACTCCACCATCATGACACCGAAAATGTTCGAATACGAACTTATACGCAAAGCCCGGACGTTCAAAAAACGGATTGTTCTGCCCGAAGGAGACGAAGAGCGCATATTACGCGCCGTGGAAACCATTCTGCGGCGGGAAATTGTTGACATCACCCTTCTTGGTGATGAAAAAAAGATTCGTCACAAAATCGGAAAGCTTGGCCTTCGCATGGATGGATTTGAAATCATCAACCCGGAAAAATCCGAACTGCTCGAGACCTATGCCCAAGTCTATTGCGAGTTAAGAAAACACAAGGGCATGACCATTGAAAACGCCCGGGATCGGGTAACGGACGTCAACTATTTCGGCACCATGATGGTACATATGGGTGATGTGGACGGCATGGTATCAGGTTCCGTCCACAGTACAGCCGCCACCATTATCCCCTCATTTGAAATCATCAAAGCCAAAAACCCACAGACCCCGGTATCCGGACTGTTTTTCATGTGTCTGCCACACAGAGTCCTGGCCTACGGCGACTGTGCCATCAATCCAGACCCTAATGCGGAACAGCTTGCAGAGATAGCCATCACCTCAGCGGAAACAGTAAAAATGTTCGACATCGAACCAAGAATCGCCATGCTGTCATATTCCACGGGCACTTCGGGCAAAGGCAAGGATGTTGACAAGGTCAGAGAAGCCACCGGGATTGTCCAGCAAAAGCGCCCGGACTTGCTTATTGAAGGCCCTATCCAGTATGATGCAGCCATAGAACCGGATGTCGCAAAGACCAAAATGCCGAACTCTCCTGTGGCCGGCAAAGCCACGGTTTTTATTTTTCCTGACCTCAATACAGGAAACAATACTTACAAGGCAGTGCAGCGCTCCTCGAATGCCGTGGCCATTGGTCCGACCCTGCAAGGCTTAAACAAGCCCGTGAATGACTTAAGCCGGGGATGTCTTGTGACGGACATTATCAACACAGTGGCTATCACAGCCATCCAGGCTGCCGAGCAGGATTGGAAAAATAAGACTCAATCATCAAGTTTTTAG
- a CDS encoding YkgJ family cysteine cluster protein: MTHIPEHFSPLVQLYHDMDKAWNQVAQQYEFQCNGCEDNCCLSLFFHHTQAEASFLEFGLQTLPSKDQKHVLTLSRDYCRQTFSEATKNQNPPASQKIPCPLLKTDRCSLYNFRPMICRLHGLPHELHKPGLNVIKGPGCDAGKFDSHTYIPFDRTPFYKQMAVIEMNFRQLTGKTGKIKKTIAQILVDSMPR; encoded by the coding sequence ATGACACATATCCCGGAACATTTTTCACCCCTTGTCCAGCTTTACCATGATATGGATAAAGCCTGGAATCAGGTTGCCCAACAATATGAATTTCAATGCAACGGCTGTGAAGACAACTGCTGTCTGTCTCTTTTTTTTCACCACACCCAAGCAGAAGCATCTTTTCTGGAATTTGGATTGCAGACATTACCCAGCAAAGACCAGAAGCATGTGCTAACGCTTAGCCGGGACTACTGCCGTCAAACCTTTTCTGAAGCTACGAAAAATCAAAACCCGCCAGCATCACAAAAAATCCCTTGCCCCTTGCTCAAAACGGATAGGTGCAGCCTTTACAACTTTCGACCAATGATCTGCCGGTTGCACGGATTGCCCCATGAGCTTCACAAGCCCGGACTTAATGTTATAAAAGGACCTGGCTGTGATGCCGGAAAATTTGACAGCCATACATACATCCCTTTTGACCGAACCCCGTTTTATAAACAGATGGCTGTCATAGAAATGAATTTCAGACAACTGACAGGTAAAACCGGAAAAATAAAAAAAACCATTGCCCAGATCCTCGTAGATTCCATGCCCAGGTAA
- a CDS encoding deoxyguanosinetriphosphate triphosphohydrolase translates to MNTINAKIKQNPSIREIFQQREHNFLSRYGTPSTSGKRRHPDVAPGNIRTPFQLDRDRIVYSNAFRRLKYKTQVFLSPLGDHYRTRLTHTLEVSETARNIARAMRLNEDLVEAVALGHDLGHTPFGHAGETALIQVYSSGFSHSDQSLRVVDILENRGKGLNLTTQVRDGILKHSKGFGNIIPATPGETAFTIEGRIVRVADIIAYLNHDLDDALRGKVISRDEVPDICKQKLGTTHSARASTMMEQLVYNSGPQNGEFILNMGEDTMEAMTILRKFLFEKVYRSPAVHGEFVKAKKVIIGLYNYFMENPEEMQKELEKMEMAPWDSTKNKLKRSVCDVIASMTDRYALKLYTRLFFPKPLV, encoded by the coding sequence TCTGTCAAGATACGGCACCCCCAGCACCAGCGGTAAACGCCGTCACCCTGATGTGGCCCCTGGCAATATCAGAACCCCTTTTCAGCTGGACAGGGATCGAATTGTATACTCCAATGCCTTCAGGCGTTTGAAATACAAAACCCAAGTTTTCCTATCGCCGCTGGGAGACCATTACCGAACCCGGCTCACCCACACCCTTGAGGTCTCTGAAACGGCAAGGAATATTGCCCGTGCCATGCGCCTGAACGAAGATCTTGTCGAAGCGGTTGCCCTTGGCCATGACTTAGGACATACACCTTTTGGCCATGCCGGAGAAACGGCCTTGATACAAGTATACTCCTCCGGATTTAGCCATTCCGATCAGAGCTTAAGGGTGGTGGATATCCTGGAAAACAGAGGAAAAGGCTTGAATCTTACCACCCAGGTCAGGGACGGCATCCTTAAACATTCCAAAGGATTCGGAAACATCATTCCGGCCACACCCGGCGAAACCGCGTTCACCATTGAAGGGCGGATCGTACGCGTTGCCGACATCATTGCCTACCTGAACCATGACCTTGATGATGCATTGCGGGGCAAGGTAATCTCCAGGGATGAGGTGCCTGACATCTGCAAACAAAAACTTGGCACAACCCACTCCGCCCGCGCATCTACAATGATGGAGCAGTTGGTTTACAACAGCGGGCCCCAAAATGGAGAATTCATTTTGAACATGGGTGAGGACACCATGGAAGCCATGACGATCCTAAGAAAATTTCTCTTTGAAAAAGTGTACCGTTCGCCGGCAGTTCATGGAGAATTTGTAAAGGCAAAAAAAGTAATCATCGGTCTTTACAACTACTTCATGGAAAATCCCGAGGAAATGCAAAAAGAACTGGAAAAAATGGAAATGGCCCCATGGGATTCAACAAAAAACAAACTGAAACGCTCGGTGTGTGATGTCATTGCCTCCATGACAGACCGGTACGCACTTAAATTGTACACACGTCTGTTCTTCCCTAAACCACTGGTTTAA